caggaaaacaaactccttttcctggcactatagcttccccctctgtcaagcaCCCCTACCTCACGGTGCAAAAGGGGTTTTAAAaaaaccttctgtcacttaccccgGACCaggctgatgtccctcggcactggcttGGTTCCACCTTCACTCCTCAATGGCGGCATTAGGTTTTGCATGACGCTGGACACTTCCAtgaatagccactagaggtggagttaaccctgaacggtAATCATTGCCGTTTGTTAAAAACCCCTACAATAATTACTTCTGCAGGATTAAGAGCAATAGGACAGTGCATCCAGATCAAATCAGctggagtggcctgggtgcctatagtgtccatttaagtgcaAGCAGATGCACAATGAGAAAGAATGGAAAGCCtggggagacatttagggaaaggatATAGAGACTGGGATACATTTATgagagagacacatacacacagtgtccctTGCACTCACTGGTAGTTTTGACTATTCAAGCCTTACtcaagtgcaaaaaaataaatataagtgtatGTGCCCTCTTGTCAAATATTTGGCACATTAATATATTGAGAGAAAATGAGAATAGCCTTAATGGTTATTAAGTTAGTGACGGGGACTCAAGCTTTGAAGGACATCTCTGCACCAACATGGAATGCCAGTTGGCTAGTCATTTGGCTGACCTCTAGGCTACTAGCCAGGATTGTTATAGTGTGGAGCTACACATACCACTAATGTCCATAGATTTAGGGATAATACAGGATGGATAAGGAAATATACCAAGAATTGAGACTACCTGTGTCAACGTAAACACATCTACAGACATTGGAACAAGTGATTGTAAGACATGCATGagtataatttgtttttattttaaaccaaggCAGAACATGAATTCCTGTAGTTTATACTATCAAACTCTGCAGAGTTTGATTTGTCTGGTCAACATGTATCCATGGGACAGATCATATGCCATACAGAGGATCAGTCCATCTCATGGTTTGTAGTCTTCCTGGGTGACCATCAAGTTATAGTGACTGACCCCTTTCCACATTCCCTGGATAATGGTCTCATAGCCAAACAAGGTGCGGATCTTGGCACGGAACGGTACATCCATTTCTCCCTTGGTCACAGATGCCACCATACGTATTGAATGACCACCTGGTACCTCCACATCTGTGCTGGAGGAGAAGGTTGTCTGCAGAAGAAGTCAGAAGGTTAGATACTGGCAGGAGCAATATATCATTAATAGTCAAAAGCATGTTACCTGTACACAATATTCATTTATTGTACAAATTAACTGGTTGAGAGAAGGGTCAAAAAGCATGATGCAGTTTTAGGCTATTTCTATAGTTAGACCTCTTGTAAGTAAAGGTTGGGCAATAGTGTACAGACTGGCCAGGAAGGCTTAAGCTCTGTTCTTGTTATATGGGTGGCTTGTTACAGCTGCTCCAATATAACAAAGGATATCTGGCTGTAAGTCCGTAGATGTGCAAAGGTTACTATATGGTGATAGTGTGCTACCATAGCATTTAATGTAGGAGTAAAAATAAAGTCGGACTGTTTTGGAATGCAGCCCTTTTTCAATTTACAAACAATCCCTTTCGTCCGAGATGAGAGTCAAGGAACCCGAGACTTGTAACTCACTAGCTAATACTTAATACATGAAGAGCCAGGACACAATATACCATGCCATTTGCTTCCCCTCCAATAACTCAAAGCATGTTCTAAACAATATACCAgatctgaacacacacacacattgatatgtTGCCACCACCATTTATTCCACCCTTACCTGGATTTCATTGGTCTTGGCGAAATTCCAGGTATGAGTTGTGCTCACATTGATGGAAATCTTGGTCTCCGTTTCTCCTATGAATGGGACTCCAGCTTTGAAGGACATCTCTGAACCAACAGCCACTGTGAATCCATGTTCCTGGCTGAAGGTGCTGCTCTCAGTTATGGTCTTGGAGAAGCTAGAAAGACAAACCCTTCACATTAATATAGTGAGAGAAGGAGAATAGCCTGAACCATAATCCAGAATAGTTATTAAGTCAGTGAATGGATTTTTCACCACCCATTCCCAGGGTACTCCAGATCTTATCAGTGTCCTTCAAAAAGGACCGTTGGAAAATTATTAAGTCATGTTTGCTTTAAAAAAGGGTTCTCCAATCCTTTTGAAGGGGGGCAATCTGGTGTAAATGCCCTAATGAACACTGTTGAGAAGGTCCCTCAAAACATTTGGCCACCTAGAACCCAGCACTGCGCTGACTACTACACCCCCTGTGATATCACAGGTGCTGCGTGCAGACCAACCACCAGCTTTCTAGAGTGTATTCTGGAAACTGCAGAAAGGGAGGGAGCATAATGTGTGTGGGGAGGATATTGTGATCTTATCCTTGCAGGAACTCTGCCTGCAAGGTTGCATAGGATCCCAACTCTTGCCAGTGTGCACAGATACAAAATATGCACAGCATGGACATTGGTAGCATGGAACATTTCTGGGCTGCAACTAGCTCCCAACACAGAATTACAAGAATCTCTGGATTTGCCAGGTTTGAGGCTAGAAATGTAGGTAGGAACTGCACTCAGTCCCCATGCAGCCACTCGGTGCTCTGGGATACACATCATTTTAGAAGCAGTCACAACATCAATCAGTGCAATTAAAAACATCACATTTGTGAAGCTCACTCATTACTGACCAATGTAAGCAGTATATCCAGAACAGACAGTTGTCCAACAGAATAACCTCAGAACACATCTAATGGCATTTATATGCCTAAATCTATCCTGTGAACTTCCCCAGATTCAGAGAAAGACCTTAAAGGTCAAATGTTGCAGCTTGTCATCTGGTTCCATTAATCTTGCCTTTCTTGGACCGCCTAAACCTTTGGTTTTTTTGGCATAGAAAAGTCACAAGCACCAAAAGGCATTATAAAATTATTGTCTGCCAATAAGTAGCCCTAGGATTGTAAACAAGGCTTTCCTCAACATTGGTAAACAGACACCATTCTCTATTCAGAGAGTATAAAAATCATGTAACTTATGAAGGACATTAATGTAGTAAGACAGCCAACCTTTTAACATTCAGAGTATTGTATATAGTGCACCATCCTGTACTCTATGTAATCTTGCCAATAGGTAGAAGTACCTGCAGAGCTAAAGTCCTATGCCATCAGTCAAGCCTAGAAGAGAGTGACGACTGCAAGCCTGAAGGATCCATGGAACACTGAGGGTGAATTTCCGCTTGCCATGGCTGAAGTGGTCACTCGCCAATGGCAAGTTGAAATTGTGATCCCTGAATGGATGAGACTCCATGAGGTTTCCATTACTTACGAGAAGGTGTGCTTTAATGGAGTGCTGCTCTTGTTGTTATAGATCTGGGTCTGCACCACCTCTGTGCCTTGGGATAGGATTTTCCCTGAATCTGGCAGGAATTCAAAGCTCACAATACTCTGGATGGTTTTATCAATGGTGAAGGAAAGGAGGGGGTAGACATTGTAACCCCAGCCCAGTTTCTCTGCCTTTGCAGTGTAATTGGCATCAGCATTGGTCGGGGCTGGTCCTTTATAGATGTTGCCATTCTTGGAATCCACACACCACAGGTCAGACTCTAGGGTGAAAGCCATGAAATGGGTCAGGATGCGCCAGCTTCCTTTTCCAATGGTTGTGCTGGAGGCAAGCCAGTTATCGTCTGGTTTGGTTGGAGGGCTTCTCATCACAAGCTTGTCGTCACTTGTCACTGCATACAGGATGCCTTTAGGGTCAAAGAAAAGGGCATCAAATTCATTCCAGCCAGCGGTTCCTATTTTGGTGGCTTGGCCATAAAGCCAGGATACGTTTTCATTGCTTGGTGCTGGACCCTTGTAGAACTCCCCATTCTTGGTAGAAGCATACAGAAGGCCATTTGGATCAAAGAAGATCAATTTAAACCCTTCCCAGTCGGTTTTGCCCACTCTCTTGGCAGTCGAGAAAAAGTCCAGGTTTGGATCTGAAGGCATAGCTCCCATGAAGAGTTCTTTACCACGCACAGCAAACAGCACCCCTTCTGGGTTAAAGGCAATCTTACTGACATTATTCAGCTTCCCTACAATGCTAGATCTAGCATCAAAGTTATCCAGAAGATTCTTGGGTGGTAATCCAGCTCTGGCAACATAATCCTTCACAGCAAACAGGAGGGTATCTGGAAGTCAATAGGAAAAGGTTATAGCCACTATTGGT
Above is a genomic segment from Pelobates fuscus isolate aPelFus1 chromosome 6, aPelFus1.pri, whole genome shotgun sequence containing:
- the LOC134615334 gene encoding tachylectin-2-like; this encodes MDTPDTLLFAVKDYVARAGLPPKNLLDNFDARSSIVGKLNNVSKIAFNPEGVLFAVRGKELFMGAMPSDPNLDFFSTAKRVGKTDWEGFKLIFFDPNGLLYASTKNGEFYKGPAPSNENVSWLYGQATKIGTAGWNEFDALFFDPKGILYAVTSDDKLVMRSPPTKPDDNWLASSTTIGKGSWRILTHFMAFTLESDLWCVDSKNGNIYKGPAPTNADANYTAKAEKLGWGYNVYPLLSFTIDKTIQSIVSFEFLPDSGKILSQGTEVVQTQIYNNKSSTPLKHTFSFSKTITESSTFSQEHGFTVAVGSEMSFKAGVPFIGETETKISINVSTTHTWNFAKTNEIQTTFSSSTDVEVPGGHSIRMVASVTKGEMDVPFRAKIRTLFGYETIIQGMWKGVSHYNLMVTQEDYKP